CTTTTATACCAGATTTTCTATCTATACTAGCAGAGCCACATAATGGCTGGTGGCTGTGTCCTTTCGGTTAGTGCAGCTGGCTGAAAGGAGACAAAGAGAAGGGAGACATGAACATTTATATGATGTCCACTAATGAACTAATCTTGTCTGACCATTGACTCtgccttcatcatcatcatctctctGAAATTCTCACAAACCATTTTCAGTGTCAGTTTGTTTTACAAACTCACGGTTGGTTTTGGCCTGCTTTGATACACTGATTAACCCataaaacatcagaaaataCAAACTGTAATGTTGGCTGTTTGTTGATTTTCTGGTAAGTCAAAGCAGTCAGATTAGGCACCGGATTATGCACAGATTTCCTGTTAGTGTTGTTTGGATTTGTGAGGGTACTGCATTTTTAACCTATATTTTAGTGTTCAGTGAGGTGTTTTGATAAATAATTCAGTTAGAAATGCCTCGTGAAGGCTGTTTGATTTAGAATTGTGTGTTTCGCAGATGAGCCCGAGACTCGCGATGCCTGGTGGGAGGAGATTCGCCAGGAGATCAAATCTCATGCCAGAGCTCTCGGTTGCCATGCGGTTGTAGGGTACAGTGAGAGCACAAGCATCTGGTATGTACTgcgtaaacacacagaaaagtgATGCACTTTAATCCCGAGTTTGGTACAAAACACTTGGATCCTTGTGATTTCTCTCTTTGTGTCCTGCTCTCATTgcgcctttttgtttttctcttttcatttctcCCATTGGCTCAAAACAGCGAGGAGGTGTGTATTCTGTCCGCATCTGGCACAGCAGCCATCTTGAATCCTCGGTACATGCGTGAAGGCTGCCTGGACATCGGCTGCACCGACCACaggttggtttctttttttcttattgttcaGCTCAAAGTCTCGGACAGTCTGAATGTCAGTCATCACGTGTTTATGACAATGCacctttttggtttttgttgttctCCAGGTTTGAGGAGCCATCGCCACCGAACTGTGGCTTCTGTCACATCCCGTACGATGAGCTCAACATGCCCTTCCCTGCACAGCTCACCTATTGTTACCACTGTAGACGACAAAAGGTATCAAATACAGttaatttctttttaggttAAATAAAAGGTTTCTGCTCTTTAAAAATATCAATAACTACTGCCTTTTTTTGTAAGGTTCCTGATGTGCTCTTCACAACAATTGACCTGCCATCAGAAGCAGCTGTTGCAGGAAAGGGCTGCCTTATCCAGGCCAGGTATAACACCTCACAAACCCACAAACCCTTCTTGATATTAGCAGAAAAGGAGttaaaaggctttaaaaaaatattacttagggaaaaaaacacacaaatcaaaTCTATAAAAGTAAAGAATATTACAAGCATTTCACTCTATAATCTAGCTATAAATTATAACTTTTACAGTAGATATTTCAGATAACATAATTTATAAGACCCAATATTCTTCAGTGGTATCATGTGGACTAAACAATACACCTCAGACGATGCATTTTGACATCAAAGGAAGTTATCAAAGTGAGCAATTTTGACCAATCAAGGTCAATTTTAGACCTCAATTGGGTTCAGTCAAGCAGGTTTTCTATGAGTGAATCAATGCACCTTCAATGCCAGTGCCTCTTATCTGTCAGGCTGTGCCGTCTAAAGAAGAAAGCCCAGGGAGAAGCGAATGCAACGGCCATCTCTAACCTGCTGCCTTTCATGGAATATGAGCTACACACTCAGCTGATGAATAAGCTGAAACTGCGGAGCATGAACGCGCTGTTTGGCCTGCACATACAGATCAGTGTTGGCGAGAACATGCTCCTGGGTCTGGCTGTAGGTTAACCTTTCATGCTAACAAGTGATTATGTCGCTTTTATGTGTGGTGGATCTTAATCGAagaaaacgtgtgtgtgttcagtctgCTACAGGTGTGTACCTGACAGCTCTGCCTGCTCCAGGGGGTATCCAGATAGCAGGGAAGACTCCAGGAGACTTGAGCAGCGAGCATATATCATCCATTCAGAAAAGGATTAATGACACCATAGCTGTGAACAAAGAGCTCTATCAAATAAATCCTCCGGTGAGACAGTCAACACTTGCTGATACAGTGAACTTATGGAAGCTGATCTTTGTGATAAAGCCTGAAAAGTCTCACCTTTCAGGGCAGGTTTGTGGTAATGTAGGTTTGTTTCCAACTGCAGTAGCTGTGGTGTCATGTATGAAGCCTTTTAGCACAACAGAactaaaaaagttaaaatttaTGATGTTCAGACATGGTAAAAACTTACCCTGATGAATGCGCTATAACATCACTGTTTGTGGTCATTTTATACTGCAACAAGTGGGAacagttttcacatttttttctactttgaaagaaaaaatatctaCGGTCTATGACCAAGAATATTAAAGACTAGTGCATTGTCATCAGGCTTTTACATTGTATGGACAATACTAGTGTTTTCCATTATTTTGGTGATATTTTACagtgttaaaaaacattttatgagACATACTATACAGTCCAGACTATAGTTATGTGGACAgttacctttttattttgttctccaAGCTTTGTTGATTGGATACAACATTAAAGGGTCAAGATTTACAAAGATTCAAAGTGCCCGGCCAACTGGAAACTGTTTCCTGGGTGGCTGTGTGTCATGGCTCAGAGCTGACTATCAACACTTAATCTTCAGTTACAAGTAGAAGTTATGTGTCATTAAATGAGAAGAGAGGAATTGAACATGAAAGAGAAAGAACTCCATGTTGGTATTTGTTTTCCAGAAAATCTGAAAATCAtggtgaaggaaaaaaaaaaaaacttgctgaaAAGCAAGCCAGAAATGCTTCACAAGTACATAACTTGTTCTCACCTTTTAAAGGAAGAATTCGTGACCAGATTAATTCATGATTAAAGGATCAGAAGAACAAAGGGGCCAAgtcatatgtgtatatatatctagatcaggggtgggcaatccacgagggccggtgtccctgcaggttttagatctcaccttgggtcaacacacctgaatcacatgattagttcattaccaggcctctggagaacttcaggacatgttgagaagctaatttagccatttaaatcagctgtgttggttcaaggacacatctaaaacctgcagggacaccggccctcgtggactgagattgcccacccctgatctagatagctagatagatagatctttTGACTTAAAGCCCCCTCTCTGTTATTGTTTCAGCCCATATGGCTGTGTTTGCTAATGTCATATTGCTAGTTGTTAATTAATTCACTGCTGAAAAAAAGCATAGGGACGAGTGTGCAGGTGTGCACTGTAGGTGAATTCTCTAGATGCATTAAAAATGGTCATCAGGCACATAGCCGAAGCAACCAAAGAGCCTtccagggtgaagaagtgagcTGTCTTTCAATCGCTGTGTTAATCACTTGAGCCAAATCTGTTTGAGACCTATTCAACTTGCTGAAGGTCAGATTAAAGAAAGAGTCCCTAAACGTTGTCTGCCGTGCATAGGAAGCAGTCCTTTCCATACTGATGCACACCTTCTCAAGTGAAATCTAAGACTTGACACTTTAATGTAGTACATGTCATCTTATTTAAATCCTCTGTGCTGAAGCTGAACAACTTCTAACTGTCCATATATGCCTGGGCTGTATATTCTGTTCTTTGTGAATCGTGATAAACTTACCCCTCTTGTCTCTCTCTGATCATTAAAGAAATTATTTGCCCTGGACCCTGAGGTGTTCTGCGGCATAAACATGGTACTGAGCATGCCAACCTTTAGCTGTGAGACGCAGCAAAGCATGACAAGTGTTTCACACTATTAATCTCACACTATTAATTGCAGCTCTTAACTGGggactttttttgtgtgtggggaTAATACATAACCCACACCAGAGTCACCTCTTCAGATGACTCACTGCAAAGTCATTTTATAAGTTGTTAACGTACTTTGATTATGTCCATCTCCCCTGACCAATCACACTCTCCCCtgcatatatatttgtgtgtgtgcgagtgtgcgtTTTCCCAAATTAACACCAACCATGAGTGTGTGTCAGTAAAGTTGACTGGGTGAGTGAGAGCATGTGGATTGTTACTAACACAGTCATTCTACTAGTTACAGTACAGATGTACAGATGTTAGATACAGATGTGATCTTCTGCGGTGTTCTGGTTTTCTCTCTGACGTCCCGTCTGCTCGGACGCTGCGTCTGTTTTGCTTGCAGGAGCTTGCAGAGGAAGGGGTGGGCTCTCCAATCCCTGAGCCAAGGCATCGATCCAGACTTTTTCGCTCCCACTCGGAAAGCTCAGACGAGCTATCAGAACTGGATCTGTCCCACGGCAAAAAGGATGCCTTCGTCCTGGAGGTGTGTATCTGTACAAATCAAATCAGTACACGCCAGTTGTAAATGCCAGTTTAAATGGTGACAATGTTTGATCACTCCTATAGATTGATGACACCGATGCCGTGGAGGATATCCACTCCCTCCTGATCGATGCACCTCCCCCCACAGGTACATGCTGCACACTCACTCTGGTTCAGTTACAATGGATCGTTATGCACTGCACACAAGTTAATAATTCAGTCCAAGCTCTAGCAGGTGCCATTGTTTCTGTGCTTCATTGCATCTGCTTCAATGTCTTCAGGTTTCTACAGCTGCAACACTGAAAATATGCCTGGGATTTCTAACTGGACTTCAGGAGTACAGGTACGTACCGAACGTAGTTGTAGCAATACTAACCATTATTGCAGAATAATTAttttagaaataaatacaattaagtATTAATTCAGATCTGTGTAAATCTGTGTCATCCTTTATGTTGACAGATGTTTACATCAGTGAGGGTTTTGAGGTTGAGCAATGCCAATCTTACTAACCAAGGCTTAAACAAGATCTTTACTGACCTCTGTGAGAACCTGCTGAAGGTAAGAAACCATCATGGAGCAGGTTTCACACTGGcactgttttttggggggttttttcttAGTTGAACTTGCTATGGTtgtctgtgtttagttttgggTTTTACAAGTCTACAATTCATCATGTTTGTTTCAGAGTTTTTACTTCAAGCTGCGCTCTATGATCCCCTGCTGTCTTTGTCATCTCAACTTCACCGTAGCAGTGCCAGAAGAAGAGCTCATACAGGTGAGACAATTCAGGCTATCACTCATTTGTCAAGCTGCCAGAGCAGTGAATGTAATTGAGAGAAAATTTTTTATCTACTGCTGTTCCTCTGCTCGTCTCCCTGCGCAGGTCACAGTGACAGCCGTTGCCATGACCTATGACAAGGAACAGACTCAGGAGAAGACAGCTGAGAAGCCCATCAACAAAGGTCAGTCTCTCTGTTAATTTTACTTCAGTTAAAGCTCTGCTCAGATGAAGGAAAGCTTTCACGTCCAGTTTAATACACTCAGTACTCATCagtcaaggaaaaaaaaattcaagctGTATCTATGAAGTGAGCCACTACTTGACTCCAAATAATGCAATAACTCAGCTTAGGTAAGTTGATATCAATATTGAGCAAAGCTGAGAATTATTGCATGATTATTAGTGAAGTAGGAAAACAAATATTCTTTTAGGATCTAAGCcaggatgtcaaactcattttacacgaTAGGCCACATACAACCCACTTTGGCTGATTCTGGCCCCTGAggtcttatgtttgacacccctgctctaaataGTGTATTGCTTTTTAGAAACATCCCTGCTAGTGCTGTGTGTAAAGTTGAGTGTGGTTTTTGTGTGTATCTTTTTAGGGAGCCTTGAGGCTGAAGAGCAGCTGCAGTTTCCCCTGGAATTGTGTGCAGACTCGTCCTCTTCCAACATTCAGACAGCATCCAAAATCTCAGGTATcattaactgtatttttacCTCCCTTACCTCCGTTACCCTGCTTCACTAAACAGGTATCACCCATCTCGTCCACTAACACATCAGATACAGTCTCTTTATTCACCCCAGCTGCAAAGCTCTGCCAAAACCAGCTGCTTATAGTCCGATCAGCAGGTAAATGAACTGTAGTAGACAAGTGAGAGTTTGTTTTGCCGTGAACTTAGATAACAGTCTGTGACGCTGTCTAGAAGAGACTTTGTGTTGGTGACCCCCATTTGCATTAGGCTAACACAGCCATGGGATAATGGGGTGGGGGTGATGGTTAAAGCTAGGCAGCGCCTGCTGTGTTCGCCTTGTGGCAGTAATCGGTTGTTACTGAACTTTTCTCACCTTCCGACAAGGACAAAGTTAGActgtgatggtgtgtgtgtgtgtgtgtgtgtgtgtgtgtgtgtgtgtgtgtgtgtgtgtgtgtgtgtgtgtgtgtgtgtgtgtgtgtgtgtgtgtgtgtgtgtgtgtgtgacaggtgtCGGAGAAAGTACCAACATGTCACCCAGAGGTAAGCTACCttcttgtcttttattttcccaGCCCCTTCTCCCGCTACCGAAACTACTACACTGCCCTGTTTTGACTTTTCATCCTTTAGTCTCGGACAGAGTTATCCTGCACAGCTCCCAACCCTCATccagttttgttcttttctgttcgtttgttttgtgttctgttttgtcttttcgttttcttttcttgttgttgttgttgctgttgcgtTTGTgaatgcacgtgtgtgtgtgtgtgcgcgtgtgtgtgtgcgtgcgtgcgtgcgtgtgtgttctctccagctgcctccGTTGATTACGGTTCCTTTGCAGACAGATGCAGCACCTGGCTAGAGCTGCTTAGGCTGAAAGCTCACACCATAAGACGAGGATCAGTTAAGACAAGTAGGAGGACACAGTCTCTAGCACACTCTGGTGATCATACCCACAAATACAGAACACGGTTCACAAGCGGTCACACATACGCGCACACACCCCTCCATGCATGCCACTGGGGGGCGGAGCATTGTAAATCAAGCaccagctttgtttttgtttttttggctagAGTGTGAAAGTTGACGCCCCGCCCCTCAGAGGGATCCACAATTTGCAGCTTGCCAAAAACAGtgtgtcacattagaaaggtttttgcattttgtgtgcagcatttttctCAAATAGCTTGTTGGTTGCAGCAATTTCATGAGAACCTCCGGAGGGTTCCTTTTATTCCCCTCCCCTGCTTTTGCATCACTGATTCTTCTTATGCTTGGAAGATAGGAGGAGACACTGTATGAATGCTAAAGGATTTCATGTCTGATTTGTTTGGGAACACACTGATAATCACGGTGGGGCGGGGGTCAAAGCTTTTCTGCAAGAGCTCGTGTGACTTTTCAGATCTGTGCATGTTAAGTAAACTACAGTCTAATATGTGGCTCTGAAGGTTCCTGGTTTGATGGATGTAAGCCACATCAGGTAAATTTGCAATAAGATATTGGAGCATCTTTCACACTCTGGCTTGTGTACATGTGCCCAGCCTCAGCCTCACAgctgtttctgtctgtctccaTGTCTGAAGCCTTCCTCACAAATGCCAACATATAGAATAAAATCTCTCATGTACTTTGCTGTAAGCACTCTATTCACACTTGTAAACAGCTGTGCCCaggtctgtctctctgtctgcagaCATGTGTAATTGTTTGTTTGCATCAACTGCATGATATGCATGGCAGCGCACACGCGCCAAGTGATTGTCTATTGCATTCTCAATGCTGCATGTAAatctaacaaacacacacacatgcctaaGCACATGTAAGTGCACATTTTACTCTTGCTGTGCAAACCCTAACAGCTGAGTTTCTGCATTTTCATTCCACTATGACATTTCTTTCTGCTTCAAGGCTCATGTCTGCTTTTAATCTTTCCActagttttgagttttttctggTATCTCCATTCCCGTTttatctcttctttttctttatatcccctctcctctcttcttatttttctcttcaCGTCTCCCACTTGCTTCTGCCTACACTCTCTCTGAACCTGCAGTCTCATCTTTGGAGCGCTGCAGTCCGCTTCAAGAGGGACGTTCCCGCTCGCTGCGCTCCAGTCGCTCGTTTGGAGGCAGCTCGGTAACGGTGGTGAAGATGACGCCGCTCTCCTTCCTTCCCGGGACACGCATCATTAAATACCTTGGCATTATCAACATGTTTTTTATCAGAGAGACGACATCATTACGGGAGGTACGAGCGACGTCAGTAAAATATCCAAAGTCCCGCGGTCATTTTGCGCAGTTTTAAAcgtaaagtgtgtttttgttctgtgcAGGAAGGCGGTGTCAGCGGCTTCCTTCACTCATTCATCGCAGAGGTGTTTGCGATGGTTCGAGCCCATGTAGCGGCCCTCGGCGGCAATGCAGTTGTGTCTTACAGCATGAAAGAATGTGTGTTCATGGAAAATCCGAATAAAAATCAGGTGATATAAACTGCACATTACTAACAGGCGGTTTATCTCAATACTGGCTGTTCAATTGATTAAATTTTGTGTACTTGTTCTTCTCTTAGGCTCAGTGTCTCATAAATGTAAGCGGTGATGCGGTTATCTGCATCAGCGAAACAGACCAGGAGTCCTCAGCATCTACGGCAAATACTGGACAGACCGGTGGCAGTGAAACTGATGGGGCTACATGACAATGACACTGGTCCCCAATTCTGGCTCCAAGAAACACACACTAAGTCAACACACTTTAAGTCTAGCCGTCCAAATCTGACTGACTTATGTTTGCCTTAAAACTCTATAAAAGATCCAAAGGCTTGGACACAGCGAATAAAGAACCATTGCTCAAGCATGCAAAGCAATCTATATTAATATAGGAGTGTgggatgtttcttttttgtttaaagagAACATATTTTGCAGGACATATTATGGAATTtcaaagtatttaaaaacatttaatttaaaaccaGTCACCGACTCCTTACACCTAACCTTCATATTAAAGCCATCCATGCTGGGGTCACTCGCAGCCACGGTATATTGGTCATCCAGTCGGGTATGAGTAAGGCAGCTATGACTGATTTGTCCATCCACGGATCACAGATGTCGCTCAATGACTGAAGTAAAAGGGATACAAGCTAATGATTTTAAAACACAGTCAAATTCTTACTCAGTTATTTTCATCCCATGTGTTGAGCACCAAGTGAACAGATTATGCATCAGGCAAGGCAAGTGTTTAAATTTCAACTGAGTGGTGCTCTTTCTTAAACTATAGAAAAAATAGCCTGAAGTGGAAAATTTTGAAGCTAATTCCAAAGAATCCAGGTGGACATGTGATCCGTTCACTGTTGTccaattttaatgttttatgtctAAACTGGGCTCATGTTGAATTTTTGAGAATCTTGCTAATTAGTTTTAAAGTGTTTCTCAGAGGAAGTCCAAAATTGTTCTGCAAGTGTGGAACGATGGTGTCACAGCTGTATTTCTGGGAGGAAACTCATGTTACATGCATATAGATAACACAAGCCAAAATTACAGGTGTTATATGCACATATTTTTGTAGAGCAATAACTCCCTTTAGAATAGCCATTACCATATATTCAGTATAAagctatttaaaactattaGATTATATTGCTTTATCTTAAATTCAAGTGGCATAGCAGGTATGCTTTTTATTCACATGCAACTGGAGTGAGCAGGGAAATGGTGACAGGTGTGATGTCAGATGAatacaaacaaaactggtgaGTTGATATAAAGCGGGTCTTTGGGATGTCGTAGCAGGGATCTGTAATAGAATATAAAAAATGAGGTTGTTTTGAAGTATTTAAACCTTGATCTCTGGGTATCGAAGCAACTGACGTCCTCTTGATgcatttatctgtgtgtgtcaaATTTCACATACCTTCGCCAAGCTTAATCGCTGTTTCGTGGGCACTCGTGTTTATGTTTAGAGTCTTGCTGCTGGTCTTCTGTCTattgtggggggtggggggggggagcagCTACAAGTGTCTGTGCCACCTGAAAACAGACTGTAAATGttctccaaaaaaaaagagaaaaaaatcagatttctaGTATTTTTGTAAGTTAAAGAGTCCTACTACTTAATTCAGCTGTGCAAtgagtttcatgatgtttttgtgtCACTGTGTCAGAGGATTAGTGGTactctgttttgtgtgtgatcagctgtttgtgattAGTTTCATATGTTTGTGTCTAAAACTTGAATGTAAATACTTGGAAGCTTTGGCTCTTTGACTAGCAGCATGCagacccatttttttttttattgccatgACCCTGTATGCTTGCCTGATAGGTCTTGCACAATAAACCTGAGTCAAAGTGACAGCTAttggtttcttgtttttattgttatttgtttaatttgatGAGCTATAAAAATAGAACGGGATCTGTAGTTGTCTTTTTAAAGATTATTTCTgccaatacaaaaacaaaaaaacccctcccCAaaccataatttaaaaaaaaaaaaatttcattagaatttcaataaataatgtatttatttattttttgtagccgTAGAAACAACCTTCTGAAGTCGTGACCCtgcgttttattttattttaaacattttcaaagtttattcttctgtttgtatcgttttgtttattttgcattCAGCTTCATAGAATAAACGTGAGGTATCCCTCGAAATAagtgatgaaaaataaatgtatacgACATTGATTTGTtcttgtaaaatgtattttattaattatgATCTGATCGTCAGAAACAAGCTAATCCTTAAATCGGGTTATATATCTAAATTCCCGTGTACCTTTAACGCACCACACCGTTCAAGCCACCTGCAGCGGCACCTAGCGACCATTCGGGTGAATTTAGCGTAAGCAGCTCGTTTCTACGTGTCCCCCAGCTACGTGAAATCCCGCT
This Astatotilapia calliptera chromosome 7, fAstCal1.2, whole genome shotgun sequence DNA region includes the following protein-coding sequences:
- the c2cd5 gene encoding C2 domain-containing protein 5 isoform X8, which translates into the protein MPGKLKAKIVAGRHLPVMDRASDLTDAFVEVKFGNTTFKTDVCPKSLNPQWNSEWFKFEVDDEDLQDEPLQITVLDHDTYSANDAIGKVYIDIDPLLYSEAASVISGWFPIYDTIHGIRGEINVIVKVELFNDLNRFRQSSCGVKFFCTTCIPQCYRATLVHGFVEELVVNEDPEYQWIDRIRTPRASNEARQRLISLMSGELQRKIGLKVLEMGGNAVVGYLQCFDLEGESGLVVRAIGTACTLDKLSSGSAPNTNTHMHPNTAPASNACNSPSKDGKEPVFVEDLPSSSGPPTPFRALPTSSSPPPFSPSKPCSRQSSSSDTDLSLTPKTEEPHSVRCRPGIFLCPSSPILSTDTLSLPGSGSVGCGRGSNPRATTSAPLSSIQSDSALLRKSVSFTEDLLLAASGMGSGGSAGKEAGPLRTLLRQQTQTALEQREFPFFTLTSFPPGFLLHVGGVVSARSVKLLDRIHNPALGNTRSYKLLDWNSVTADEPETRDAWWEEIRQEIKSHARALGCHAVVGYSESTSICEEVCILSASGTAAILNPRYMREGCLDIGCTDHRFEEPSPPNCGFCHIPYDELNMPFPAQLTYCYHCRRQKVPDVLFTTIDLPSEAAVAGKGCLIQARLCRLKKKAQGEANATAISNLLPFMEYELHTQLMNKLKLRSMNALFGLHIQISVGENMLLGLASATGVYLTALPAPGGIQIAGKTPGDLSSEHISSIQKRINDTIAVNKELYQINPPKLFALDPEVFCGINMELAEEGVGSPIPEPRHRSRLFRSHSESSDELSELDLSHGKKDAFVLEIDDTDAVEDIHSLLIDAPPPTGFYSCNTENMPGISNWTSGVQMFTSVRVLRLSNANLTNQGLNKIFTDLCENLLKSFYFKLRSMIPCCLCHLNFTVAVPEEELIQVTVTAVAMTYDKEQTQEKTAEKPINKGSLEAEEQLQFPLELCADSSSSNIQTASKISGVGESTNMSPRVSSLERCSPLQEGRSRSLRSSRSFGGSSVTVVKMTPLSFLPGTRIIKYLGIINMFFIRETTSLREEGGVSGFLHSFIAEVFAMVRAHVAALGGNAVVSYSMKECVFMENPNKNQAQCLINVSGDAVICISETDQESSASTANTGQTGGSETDGAT
- the c2cd5 gene encoding C2 domain-containing protein 5 isoform X12; the protein is MPGKLKAKIVAGRHLPVMDRASDLTDAFVEVKFGNTTFKTDVCPKSLNPQWNSEWFKFEVDDEDLQDEPLQITVLDHDTYSANDAIGKVYIDIDPLLYSEAASVISGWFPIYDTIHGIRGEINVIVKVELFNDLNRFRQSSCGVKFFCTTCIPQCYRATLVHGFVEELVVNEDPEYQWIDRIRTPRASNEARQRLISLMSGELQRKIGLKVLEMGGNAVVGYLQCFDLEGESGLVVRAIGTACTLDKLSSGSAPNTNTHMHPNTAPASNACNSPSKDGKESPLAHGCRSTHNSPVHSVCSSQRLSQNFSVSVPTLIFTGMGSGGSAGKEAGPLRTLLRQQTQTALEQREFPFFTLTSFPPGFLLHVGGVVSARSVKLLDRIHNPALGNTRSYKLLDWNSVTADEPETRDAWWEEIRQEIKSHARALGCHAVVGYSESTSICEEVCILSASGTAAILNPRYMREGCLDIGCTDHRFEEPSPPNCGFCHIPYDELNMPFPAQLTYCYHCRRQKVPDVLFTTIDLPSEAAVAGKGCLIQARLCRLKKKAQGEANATAISNLLPFMEYELHTQLMNKLKLRSMNALFGLHIQISVGENMLLGLASATGVYLTALPAPGGIQIAGKTPGDLSSEHISSIQKRINDTIAVNKELYQINPPELAEEGVGSPIPEPRHRSRLFRSHSESSDELSELDLSHGKKDAFVLEIDDTDAVEDIHSLLIDAPPPTGFYSCNTENMPGISNWTSGVQMFTSVRVLRLSNANLTNQGLNKIFTDLCENLLKSFYFKLRSMIPCCLCHLNFTVAVPEEELIQVTVTAVAMTYDKEQTQEKTAEKPINKGSLEAEEQLQFPLELCADSSSSNIQTASKISGVGESTNMSPRAASVDYGSFADRCSTWLELLRLKAHTIRRGSVKTSRRTQSLAHSVSSLERCSPLQEGRSRSLRSSRSFGGSSVTVVKMTPLSFLPGTRIIKYLGIINMFFIRETTSLREEGGVSGFLHSFIAEVFAMVRAHVAALGGNAVVSYSMKECVFMENPNKNQAQCLINVSGDAVICISETDQESSASTANTGQTGGSETDGAT
- the c2cd5 gene encoding C2 domain-containing protein 5 isoform X4, which produces MPGKLKAKIVAGRHLPVMDRASDLTDAFVEVKFGNTTFKTDVCPKSLNPQWNSEWFKFEVDDEDLQDEPLQITVLDHDTYSANDAIGKVYIDIDPLLYSEAASVISGWFPIYDTIHGIRGEINVIVKVELFNDLNRFRQSSCGVKFFCTTCIPQCYRATLVHGFVEELVVNEDPEYQWIDRIRTPRASNEARQRLISLMSGELQRKIGLKVLEMGGNAVVGYLQCFDLEGESGLVVRAIGTACTLDKLSSGSAPNTNTHMHPNTAPASNACNSPSKDGKESPLAHGCRSTHNSPVHSVCSSQRLSQNFSVSVPTLIFTEEPHSVRCRPGIFLCPSSPILSTDTLSLPGSGSVGCGRGSNPRATTSAPLSSIQSDSALLRKSVSFTEDLLLAASGMGSGGSAGKEAGPLRTLLRQQTQTALEQREFPFFTLTSFPPGFLLHVGGVVSARSVKLLDRIHNPALGNTRSYKLLDWNSVTADEPETRDAWWEEIRQEIKSHARALGCHAVVGYSESTSICEEVCILSASGTAAILNPRYMREGCLDIGCTDHRFEEPSPPNCGFCHIPYDELNMPFPAQLTYCYHCRRQKVPDVLFTTIDLPSEAAVAGKGCLIQARLCRLKKKAQGEANATAISNLLPFMEYELHTQLMNKLKLRSMNALFGLHIQISVGENMLLGLASATGVYLTALPAPGGIQIAGKTPGDLSSEHISSIQKRINDTIAVNKELYQINPPKLFALDPEVFCGINMELAEEGVGSPIPEPRHRSRLFRSHSESSDELSELDLSHGKKDAFVLEIDDTDAVEDIHSLLIDAPPPTGFYSCNTENMPGISNWTSGVQMFTSVRVLRLSNANLTNQGLNKIFTDLCENLLKSFYFKLRSMIPCCLCHLNFTVAVPEEELIQVTVTAVAMTYDKEQTQEKTAEKPINKGSLEAEEQLQFPLELCADSSSSNIQTASKISGVGESTNMSPRAASVDYGSFADRCSTWLELLRLKAHTIRRGSVKTSRRTQSLAHSVSSLERCSPLQEGRSRSLRSSRSFGGSSVTVVKMTPLSFLPGTRIIKYLGIINMFFIRETTSLREEGGVSGFLHSFIAEVFAMVRAHVAALGGNAVVSYSMKECVFMENPNKNQAQCLINVSGDAVICISETDQESSASTANTGQTGGSETDGAT
- the c2cd5 gene encoding C2 domain-containing protein 5 isoform X1; amino-acid sequence: MPGKLKAKIVAGRHLPVMDRASDLTDAFVEVKFGNTTFKTDVCPKSLNPQWNSEWFKFEVDDEDLQDEPLQITVLDHDTYSANDAIGKVYIDIDPLLYSEAASVISGWFPIYDTIHGIRGEINVIVKVELFNDLNRFRQSSCGVKFFCTTCIPQCYRATLVHGFVEELVVNEDPEYQWIDRIRTPRASNEARQRLISLMSGELQRKIGLKVLEMGGNAVVGYLQCFDLEGESGLVVRAIGTACTLDKLSSGSAPNTNTHMHPNTAPASNACNSPSKDGKEPVFVEDLPSSSGPPTPFRALPTSSSPPPFSPSKPCSRQSSSSDTDLSLTPKTEEPHSVRCRPGIFLCPSSPILSTDTLSLPGSGSVGCGRGSNPRATTSAPLSSIQSDSALLRKSVSFTEDLLLAASGMGSGGSAGKEAGPLRTLLRQQTQTALEQREFPFFTLTSFPPGFLLHVGGVVSARSVKLLDRIHNPALGNTRSYKLLDWNSVTADEPETRDAWWEEIRQEIKSHARALGCHAVVGYSESTSICEEVCILSASGTAAILNPRYMREGCLDIGCTDHRFEEPSPPNCGFCHIPYDELNMPFPAQLTYCYHCRRQKVPDVLFTTIDLPSEAAVAGKGCLIQARLCRLKKKAQGEANATAISNLLPFMEYELHTQLMNKLKLRSMNALFGLHIQISVGENMLLGLASATGVYLTALPAPGGIQIAGKTPGDLSSEHISSIQKRINDTIAVNKELYQINPPKLFALDPEVFCGINMELAEEGVGSPIPEPRHRSRLFRSHSESSDELSELDLSHGKKDAFVLEIDDTDAVEDIHSLLIDAPPPTGFYSCNTENMPGISNWTSGVQMFTSVRVLRLSNANLTNQGLNKIFTDLCENLLKSFYFKLRSMIPCCLCHLNFTVAVPEEELIQVTVTAVAMTYDKEQTQEKTAEKPINKGSLEAEEQLQFPLELCADSSSSNIQTASKISGVGESTNMSPRAASVDYGSFADRCSTWLELLRLKAHTIRRGSVKTSRRTQSLAHSVSSLERCSPLQEGRSRSLRSSRSFGGSSVTVVKMTPLSFLPGTRIIKYLGIINMFFIRETTSLREEGGVSGFLHSFIAEVFAMVRAHVAALGGNAVVSYSMKECVFMENPNKNQAQCLINVSGDAVICISETDQESSASTANTGQTGGSETDGAT